One part of the Methylobacterium mesophilicum SR1.6/6 genome encodes these proteins:
- the pufL gene encoding photosynthetic reaction center subunit L: MAMLSFERKYRIRGGTLLGGDLFDFWVGPFFVGFFGVVGMFFTVLGTALVIYGAAIGPTWNIWQINIAPPDISYGLKLAPLKEGGLWQIITFCALGSFVSWALREVEICRKLGIGYHVPAAFGMAIFAYFTLVVIRPFLMGAWGYGFPYGILSHLDWVSNTGYQYLHFHYNPAHMLAVTFFFTTTLALAMHGGLILSATNPKKGETVKTPEHEDTFFRDSIGYSIGTLGIHRLGLFLALSAGFWSAVCIVISGPFWTRGWPQWWGWWLNLPVWR; the protein is encoded by the coding sequence ATGGCGATGCTGAGCTTCGAGCGCAAATACAGGATCCGCGGCGGTACGCTGCTGGGCGGCGACCTGTTCGACTTCTGGGTCGGGCCGTTCTTCGTCGGCTTCTTCGGCGTCGTCGGGATGTTCTTCACGGTGCTGGGCACCGCACTGGTGATCTATGGCGCGGCGATCGGGCCGACCTGGAACATCTGGCAGATCAACATAGCACCGCCCGACATCAGCTACGGGCTCAAGCTTGCGCCCCTCAAGGAGGGCGGGCTCTGGCAGATCATCACGTTCTGCGCCTTGGGCTCGTTCGTGTCCTGGGCACTGCGCGAGGTCGAGATCTGCCGCAAGCTCGGCATCGGCTACCACGTGCCGGCGGCCTTCGGCATGGCGATCTTCGCCTACTTCACTCTGGTGGTGATCCGGCCGTTCCTGATGGGCGCCTGGGGCTACGGCTTCCCCTACGGTATTCTCAGCCACCTCGATTGGGTGTCGAACACCGGATATCAGTACCTCCACTTCCACTATAATCCGGCGCATATGCTGGCCGTGACGTTCTTCTTCACGACGACGCTCGCGCTCGCCATGCACGGCGGCCTCATCCTCTCGGCGACGAACCCGAAGAAGGGCGAGACGGTCAAGACGCCGGAGCACGAGGACACGTTCTTCCGCGACTCCATCGGCTACTCGATCGGTACGCTCGGCATCCACCGGCTCGGTCTGTTCCTGGCGCTGTCGGCTGGGTTCTGGAGCGCGGTCTGCATCGTGATCAGCGGACCGTTCTGGACCCGGGGCTGGCCGCAATGGTGGGGCTGGTGGCTGAACCTGCCGGTCTGGCGGTGA
- the pufM gene encoding photosynthetic reaction center subunit M: MAYYQNIFTVAQVRPVDPDYGVPVQTEHRVGRPFNSYLFGLFGNSQVGPIYIGYVAALSITCGVIAFEIIGLNMWASVNWDPVQFVRQLPWLALEPPLPKYGLKVLPPLNEGGWWLIAGFFLTTSILLWWVHLYRRARALGLGLHVPYAFASAIWLYLVLGFIRPVLMGSWSEAVPFGIFPHLDWTAAFSLRYGNLFYNPFHMLSITFLYGSTLLFAMHGGTILACSRYGAEREIDQIVDRGTATERAALFWRWTMGFNATMESVHRWAWWFAVLTTLTGGIGILLTGTVVDNWYLWAVKHHVAPAYPQVYGPIVDPAHLAPGMKP; the protein is encoded by the coding sequence ATGGCCTATTACCAGAACATCTTCACGGTGGCGCAGGTCCGCCCGGTGGACCCGGATTACGGCGTGCCGGTCCAGACGGAGCACCGGGTCGGGCGGCCGTTCAACAGCTACCTGTTCGGACTCTTCGGCAACAGCCAGGTGGGGCCGATCTACATCGGCTACGTCGCGGCCCTGTCGATCACCTGCGGGGTGATCGCCTTCGAGATCATCGGGCTCAACATGTGGGCCTCGGTGAACTGGGATCCGGTCCAGTTCGTGCGGCAATTGCCGTGGCTGGCCCTGGAGCCGCCGCTGCCGAAATACGGCCTGAAGGTGCTGCCGCCGCTGAATGAGGGCGGCTGGTGGCTGATCGCCGGCTTCTTCCTCACCACCTCGATCCTGCTCTGGTGGGTGCACCTCTACCGGCGGGCGCGGGCCCTGGGCCTCGGGCTCCACGTCCCCTACGCCTTCGCGTCGGCGATCTGGCTCTATCTCGTCCTGGGCTTCATCCGCCCGGTCCTGATGGGCTCCTGGTCGGAGGCGGTGCCCTTCGGGATCTTCCCGCACCTCGATTGGACGGCGGCGTTCTCGCTCCGGTACGGCAACCTGTTCTACAACCCCTTCCACATGCTCTCGATCACGTTCCTCTACGGGTCGACGCTGCTGTTCGCGATGCACGGCGGGACCATCCTGGCCTGCTCACGCTACGGCGCCGAGCGCGAGATCGACCAGATCGTCGACCGCGGCACGGCCACCGAGCGGGCCGCGCTGTTCTGGCGCTGGACCATGGGCTTCAACGCCACGATGGAGTCGGTTCACCGCTGGGCGTGGTGGTTCGCGGTCCTCACGACGCTCACGGGCGGCATCGGCATCCTGCTCACCGGCACCGTGGTCGACAACTGGTACCTCTGGGCGGTCAAGCACCACGTGGCCCCCGCCTATCCGCAGGTCTACGGCCCGATCGTGGATCCCGCCCATCTCGCACCTGGCATGAAGCCGTAA
- the pufC gene encoding photosynthetic reaction center cytochrome PufC, which produces MKTVLAVVGGALALFLTIAMFGGAGWTHPPMAAKQTGFRGTGMDLIRTRAGNEALAEANRAPAPADPADAGGDKASAVYENVQVLGDLSAEQFNRLMVSITEWVAPQQGCTYCHSTENMASDELYQKRVARRMLQMTQYINSSWKENHVHQAGVTCYTCHRGNPVPANIWFDHPVQSAGKFIPRNNSQNIASAEVGNTSLPYDVYQAFYQYKDTSEDAVRVNATTALPETKGKPIQDAEKTFAIMISMSQSLGVNCTFCHNTRSVAQWDTSTPNRVHAWYGIRMVRELNQDYMTPLTSTFPRNRLGALGDAPKINCATCHNGANKPLNGTNVIEPYPELAHPTISASLPVGEAKDPIPGTQTPTPKPTKP; this is translated from the coding sequence ATGAAGACAGTTCTGGCGGTCGTCGGCGGGGCGCTGGCGCTGTTCCTCACCATCGCGATGTTCGGCGGCGCGGGCTGGACCCATCCGCCCATGGCGGCCAAGCAGACCGGCTTCCGCGGTACCGGAATGGATCTGATCCGGACCCGGGCCGGCAACGAGGCGCTGGCGGAGGCCAACCGGGCACCGGCCCCGGCCGACCCCGCCGACGCCGGGGGCGACAAGGCCTCCGCCGTCTACGAGAACGTGCAGGTTCTCGGCGATCTGTCGGCCGAGCAGTTCAACCGACTGATGGTATCGATCACCGAGTGGGTCGCGCCGCAGCAGGGCTGCACGTATTGCCACAGCACCGAGAACATGGCCTCCGACGAGCTGTACCAGAAGCGCGTCGCGCGGCGCATGCTCCAGATGACCCAGTACATCAACTCGTCCTGGAAGGAGAACCACGTCCACCAGGCCGGCGTGACCTGCTATACCTGCCACCGCGGCAATCCGGTTCCGGCCAACATCTGGTTCGACCATCCGGTCCAGAGTGCCGGGAAGTTCATCCCGCGCAACAACAGCCAGAACATCGCCTCGGCGGAGGTCGGCAATACCTCGCTGCCCTACGACGTCTACCAAGCCTTCTACCAGTACAAGGACACATCGGAGGACGCGGTGCGGGTCAACGCGACCACGGCGCTGCCCGAGACCAAAGGCAAGCCGATCCAGGACGCGGAGAAGACCTTCGCGATCATGATCAGCATGTCCCAGTCGCTGGGTGTGAACTGCACCTTCTGCCACAACACCCGATCGGTGGCGCAGTGGGATACCAGCACGCCGAACCGCGTCCATGCCTGGTACGGCATCCGCATGGTGCGCGAACTCAACCAGGACTACATGACGCCGCTGACGTCGACCTTCCCGCGGAACCGCCTCGGCGCCCTCGGGGACGCACCGAAGATCAACTGCGCCACCTGTCACAACGGCGCCAACAAGCCCCTCAACGGCACCAACGTGATCGAGCCCTATCCGGAGCTGGCGCACCCGACCATCTCCGCGAGCCTGCCCGTCGGCGAGGCGAAGGACCCGATCCCGGGAACGCAGACGCCGACACCGAAGCCGACGAAGCCCTGA
- a CDS encoding DUF3096 domain-containing protein, whose protein sequence is MTITISNLQPLIAILAGILILVMPRLLNYIVAIYLIAVGVIGLGILR, encoded by the coding sequence GTGACCATCACAATCTCGAACCTTCAGCCGCTCATAGCAATTCTCGCCGGGATCCTGATCCTGGTGATGCCGCGACTGCTCAACTACATCGTGGCGATCTACCTGATCGCCGTCGGCGTGATCGGGCTAGGTATTCTGCGCTGA